The Mycolicibacterium doricum genome includes a region encoding these proteins:
- the hypF gene encoding carbamoyltransferase HypF: MRLCVRGVVQGVGFRPFVYTTATALGLTGSVRNDSAGAVVEIEGAPDALTRFVERLHTRPPPLAVIESVDTEDLPPVGGTGFFIADTSRGRGRTLASPDVAMCSQCAAEQRDPGDRRYRHPFVNCTDCGPRFTIIASLPYDRAATSMAGFAMCAACAAEYADPTDRRFHAQPVCCPHCGPTLTFRDSDGNHTAGEDGLRRARRLLRDGGVVAVKGIGGYHLACDAENNTAVAELRRRKQRGDKPFAVMVPDAAAARRITVLDEVAQQLLSGPQRPIVLAPRRTPTTVAAAVAPGNPDLGVLLAYSPLHTLLFGLPGDESGAQVLVMTSGNLAGEPLCYADDDAVARLRALADGWLMHDREILVPCDDSVVRVVDGVELPIRRSRGYAPLPVALPVAVPPTLAVGADLKNTMAVADGRYAWLSQHIGDMDDIATLSAFTAAERQLRELTGVAPQIIATDAHPRYRSTGWAHRNAGDRPVRAVQHHHAHIAAVMAEHGLDGSAPVLGFAFDGTGYGPDGAVWGGEVLLADYKGFRRIAALEYVPLAGGDVSVLRTYRMALAHLWAAGLPWAGDLPPVQACPEGERRVLRHQLETGLNCVPTSSMGRLFDCVAALAGVRQTVAYEAQAAIELEALARTVDDGPVPYAFTVTESSGTALIGAAAVVEAIVADRRRGTSAAVIGWRFHRAVADLVVRLAEGARAPVALSGGVFQNALLLRMTLRALTERGVEVLTHRRVPPNDGGIALGQLMVANAG, encoded by the coding sequence ATGCGGTTGTGTGTGCGCGGCGTGGTCCAGGGCGTCGGCTTCCGGCCCTTCGTGTACACGACCGCGACGGCGCTGGGACTGACCGGTTCTGTGCGCAACGACAGCGCGGGCGCGGTCGTCGAGATCGAGGGTGCCCCGGACGCGCTGACCCGCTTCGTCGAGCGGCTGCACACCCGGCCACCACCGCTCGCAGTCATCGAATCCGTTGACACCGAGGACCTTCCGCCCGTCGGCGGCACCGGGTTCTTCATCGCCGACACCTCTCGCGGCCGCGGCCGCACGCTGGCCTCACCGGATGTCGCGATGTGCTCACAATGCGCCGCCGAACAGCGCGACCCCGGCGACCGGCGCTACCGGCACCCGTTCGTCAACTGCACCGACTGCGGACCCCGGTTCACCATCATCGCGTCGCTGCCCTACGACCGGGCCGCCACGTCCATGGCCGGTTTCGCGATGTGCGCGGCCTGCGCCGCCGAGTACGCCGACCCCACCGACCGCCGGTTCCACGCGCAACCCGTGTGCTGCCCGCACTGCGGCCCGACGTTGACCTTCCGCGACTCCGACGGAAACCACACCGCAGGCGAGGACGGTCTGCGCCGGGCGCGGCGACTGCTCCGCGATGGGGGTGTCGTCGCGGTCAAGGGCATCGGCGGCTACCACCTGGCCTGCGACGCCGAGAACAACACCGCGGTGGCCGAACTGCGCCGCCGGAAGCAGCGCGGCGACAAGCCCTTCGCGGTCATGGTGCCCGATGCGGCCGCGGCCCGCCGGATCACCGTGCTCGACGAGGTGGCGCAGCAGCTGCTGAGCGGACCGCAGCGGCCGATCGTGCTGGCGCCGCGGCGGACGCCGACGACGGTGGCGGCCGCGGTGGCGCCCGGGAACCCGGACCTGGGCGTGCTGCTGGCCTACTCACCGCTGCATACGCTGCTGTTCGGGCTGCCCGGTGACGAATCAGGCGCCCAGGTGCTGGTGATGACGTCGGGGAACCTCGCGGGCGAACCACTCTGCTACGCCGACGACGACGCCGTCGCCCGGCTTCGCGCACTGGCCGACGGCTGGCTGATGCACGACCGCGAGATCCTGGTGCCCTGTGACGATTCGGTGGTCCGGGTGGTCGACGGAGTCGAACTGCCGATCCGGCGCTCCCGGGGGTACGCCCCGTTGCCGGTGGCCCTGCCCGTCGCGGTACCGCCGACACTGGCGGTCGGCGCCGACCTGAAGAACACCATGGCCGTCGCCGACGGCCGATACGCCTGGCTGAGCCAGCACATCGGCGACATGGACGACATCGCGACACTGTCGGCGTTCACCGCCGCGGAACGGCAGCTGCGGGAACTCACCGGGGTGGCCCCGCAGATCATCGCGACCGACGCCCATCCGCGGTACCGCTCGACCGGATGGGCCCACCGGAACGCCGGTGACCGGCCGGTGCGGGCGGTACAGCACCATCACGCCCACATCGCCGCGGTGATGGCCGAGCACGGGCTCGACGGTTCGGCGCCCGTACTCGGATTCGCCTTCGACGGAACTGGATACGGACCCGACGGCGCGGTGTGGGGCGGGGAGGTGCTGCTCGCCGACTACAAGGGCTTCCGCAGGATCGCGGCGCTGGAATACGTACCACTGGCCGGCGGCGATGTCAGCGTCCTGCGGACGTACCGGATGGCGCTCGCACATCTGTGGGCCGCCGGGTTGCCGTGGGCCGGCGACCTTCCGCCGGTGCAGGCGTGTCCGGAAGGCGAGCGGCGGGTGCTGCGCCACCAACTGGAGACCGGCCTGAACTGCGTGCCCACCTCCAGCATGGGGAGGTTGTTCGACTGCGTCGCCGCGCTCGCGGGGGTCCGGCAGACCGTCGCCTACGAGGCGCAGGCGGCGATCGAACTCGAGGCGCTGGCGCGCACCGTCGACGACGGTCCCGTGCCCTATGCCTTCACCGTCACCGAGTCCTCGGGGACGGCGCTGATCGGCGCCGCCGCGGTGGTCGAGGCGATCGTCGCCGACCGCAGGCGCGGCACGTCCGCCGCGGTGATCGGATGGCGATTCCACCGTGCGGTGGCCGACCTCGTCGTACGGTTGGCAGAGGGAGCCCGCGCCCCCGTGGCGTTGTCGGGCGGGGTGTTCCAGAACGCCCTGCTCCTGCGCATGACGTTGCGCGCGTTGACCGAACGCGGCGTCGAGGTGCTGACCCACCGCCGGGTGCCGCCGAACGACGGCGGCATCGCACTGGGTCAGTTGATGGTGGCCAACGCAGGGTGA
- a CDS encoding HypC/HybG/HupF family hydrogenase formation chaperone, translating into MCLGIPGQVVRLLDGYGGQLALVDVAGEHRRVNIGMLPEEIFGPGDWVIIHMGFVVEKTDRAGADAAMAGLELMGRGGPPDPEAAP; encoded by the coding sequence ATGTGCCTCGGAATCCCCGGACAGGTCGTCAGGTTGCTCGACGGCTACGGCGGTCAACTCGCACTCGTCGACGTCGCGGGTGAACACCGCAGGGTCAACATCGGGATGCTCCCGGAGGAGATTTTCGGCCCCGGCGACTGGGTGATCATCCACATGGGATTCGTCGTGGAGAAGACCGACCGCGCCGGGGCCGACGCGGCGATGGCCGGACTCGAACTCATGGGCCGTGGCGGACCGCCGGACCCGGAGGCCGCACCGTGA